The genomic stretch CTAGGAGTCGTTTCCCTCTTGCCCTTCATTGTCATGTCTTTGGTTGCCATACCACAGATCCAACCTCATAGGTGGCTCAGTTTGGGTCAAAGGGGAGTCCAAAGAGACTGGAATTTATTCTTCAACACTCTTTTTTGGAATTTGAACTTCTGGGATAATGTTAGTACTCTTGCTGGTGAAGTTGACAGGCCACAGAAGACTTTCCCTACTGGCTTATTTATAGCTGTCATTTTTACATGTGTCGCATACCTGATCCCTCTCTTTGCTGTCACCGGGGCTGTGTCCGTGGATCAGAGCCTCTGGGAGACCGGCTTTATGGCAGACGCTGCGCAGATGATTGTTGGAAAGTGGTTAAAAATATGGATAGAGATAGGGGCTGTTCTCTCAGCAATTGGACTCTTTGAAGCTCAGCTCAGCAGCAGTGCTTTTCAGGTTTTGGGTATGGCAGATATTGGATTTTTGCCCAAGTTTTGCGGTACTAGATCAAAGTGGTTCAACACCCCGTGGGTGGGGATATTGGCATCAACTCTGATTGCAATTGGGGTGTCATACATGAACTTTACTGATATAATCTCGTCGGCCAATTTTCTCTACAGTTTAGGGATGCTGTTGGAGTTTGCATCTTTTATATGGTTGAGGAGGAAGAGACCGCAGTTGAAGAGGCCATACCGAGTTCCAATGGGAATACCGGGATTGGTGATCATGTGCTTGGTGCCGTCTGCGTTTCTGGTGTTTATAATGGTAATTGCTACCAAGACGGTGTTCCTGGTGAGTGGGTTAATGACGGCTGGTGGGATCATCTGGTTTTTTGCCATGAACCTCTGCAAGACTAAAAAGTGGTGTGCTTTCGGTAGCATTCAAGTTGAGGATTGAACCAATCGTCATGAAACGTCGTCATTTTCTAGAAACTGTGACAAACATGCGCATGAAATTCGAGAAAGCAGCATTACAAGTATGTTAGTGGAATGAAATCAGACATTCTATGCCATTCGCTTGTCACTTTTCAAGTATGATAAAATGTATACTTGTAAAGTAAATTTAGTTTTATGGTTCTCGTCTTCTTTGATGTACTAACTTGACTTAAATCTGGTTTCTTCTTCGTCAATTCTTTCTCAGTCAATCCATTTAATTTTCCAGTGTACTGTAAGAATAGCAGATACAGTACCTGACTGATTATGATTGTTCTGGTAGACAAATCTGATGTCTAAACTCTAAACTCCATAACACACTACATGCCAACAGACGTAAACTTTCATTGAAACTGTTAACAAACATATCCAAATTCACAAGAGAGATCGGTTGTAATCACCAATGACTACGGAGTATAAATTACCAAATTAAGAGCATTCTCAGTGTCACTGCAACCATTAACAAACATACCTGAAGCCACAGGAAAGACCCGTTTTAATTAGTGTGTAACTCGATAGTCAGCTCCTCAGCTAATTAGAGAAAAACGCCTGCTCCGTTTTCTTCATCAAGAGAAACAACCTTTTATCCAGATTTATAGTAGTAGCTCGTTTGAATGTCTGATTATGTACCTCTTATCTTTCTTAATAGGATACACGTCACTATTCACATTGAGCAGAATATATGCATCAAACTTATCAATCTGCGCATCAACGTGAGAAACTACACGGAACAAAATCGGATCAGTTAATTAGTAAATGCAGTAATATTCATTCTTAACTAAAAGTTCCACACTCTGATTTAGATAGATCAGCACATACAGGCTCAGACAAGTTGCACCTCAACATGATACTTTGGATTGCAGCTCAATTAAAGGTTAAGGTACCTGCCTACAAAAAGCAACTTTCTGCAATCGGAAGGTATCATTTCGGAATGTAGAGGAATACATGTGCATTCTTATGGATTAACAGCACATATATCCGACTTATAATAGAGGCTCAAATTTCAGTAATAGTTAGCAGAAAGCCAGAAACATGGTAGGATGAAATAACATATAAGATGTATATAAGTAAGAAGGGAAAGGGATTCGGAAAGACATACCTTCTGCTTCTACTTGGGCTGTTGGGGGTCTACAGCATAGCACATGTTCTTTTTTCAGACAACAAGGATCACGCACTTGCTATCTTTTAGTAAGTGTAGTGCTGAGCTGGTCGTAGTCTAGAACTCACATATATATCATATCAGGTCTGTCGACTTTTTTTGCCAAGGTGACAGACTTCGACTTAGCAAGATGTAATCTTGGCCAATTTGCTCTCGTCTGAATTTGAGCTTAATACCCATCACCCGCATTTTAACAAGGTGTTTTAGGGCAGTGAAGAGATAGAACACTATCTGTGTGAGATAGTAGTGCACTAGTGTGAGTTATCGTCAACTTTGATCAATGTTTTGTCATTCCATACACCACCTAAAACTTCATTCGAATACAAATAAGAAATTGACTACTTGATTTGTCAGGGAAGCCATTTATATCCATTTGAAACTGAGTAATATTTGTATGATACTCTAATCATCTCGCTTTGATCATTTCAGCAGTTCGCTAGCATGAATTTCACCAGATACAGAGAATGGATGTACGCAGGTTTTACTGTTTCAATTCGTCCAATGAAAATCAAAACAAGATGGCAACTGATAGAGTGATAAAATGGCAGGAAGAAGAACAAGTACAAGGGAC from Silene latifolia isolate original U9 population chromosome 5, ASM4854445v1, whole genome shotgun sequence encodes the following:
- the LOC141657888 gene encoding putative polyamine transporter At3g13620, translated to MVQNKESLTTPNTTNSPNHTAINQEEEEQQLPRSISNKKKSKKLTLVPLIFLIYFEVAGGPYGEEPAVKAAGPLLALLGFLIFPFIWSVPEALITAELSTAYPGDGGFVIWAERAFGPFWGSIMGTWKFLSGVINIASFPVLCIDYMKKLFPVFASGLPRYLAILVSTLLLSFVNYTGLTIVGYASVVLGVVSLLPFIVMSLVAIPQIQPHRWLSLGQRGVQRDWNLFFNTLFWNLNFWDNVSTLAGEVDRPQKTFPTGLFIAVIFTCVAYLIPLFAVTGAVSVDQSLWETGFMADAAQMIVGKWLKIWIEIGAVLSAIGLFEAQLSSSAFQVLGMADIGFLPKFCGTRSKWFNTPWVGILASTLIAIGVSYMNFTDIISSANFLYSLGMLLEFASFIWLRRKRPQLKRPYRVPMGIPGLVIMCLVPSAFLVFIMVIATKTVFLVSGLMTAGGIIWFFAMNLCKTKKWCAFGSIQVED